The following coding sequences lie in one Nitrospirota bacterium genomic window:
- the hpnR gene encoding hopanoid C-3 methylase HpnR has protein sequence MKVLAVHPGPLMYTKIYLRLEPLGLELVAQAARQAGYDVRLLDLQVETHRDYVRLLDEWSPDVVAFSCNYLANVPEIVDLAKLTKQKLPDCFFFVGGHSASFIAQEFLEHGAGAIDCVLKGEGEAAVTKLLLAVEHDRRAVAKVPGIVAQSGEGLPPQFVESLDHLRPARDLLRHRRKYFIGVLDPCASIEFARGCPWDCSFCSAWTFYGRSYRVVSPERAVEDLKRIEEPGIFIVDDVAFIQAKHGFEIGEAIARQGIKKQYYLETRGDVLLRNKEVFQFWKRLGLQYMFLGIEAIDEEGLKMHRKRISLGKNFEALEFARSLGITVAINLIADPGWDRKRFEVIREWCLEIPEIVNISVNTPYPGTESWRTETRKFQTRDYRLFDIQHAVLPTRLPLPEFYEELVKTQQVLNKKHLGWTALKSTAKIAAGHLLRGQTNFVKMLWKFNSVYNPKLQLADHQRPVAYEMKLPEAIHGKVDSKLLYILPPPGRHGRAIDDSTEQFVDATRMGTGV, from the coding sequence ATGAAAGTCCTCGCGGTTCATCCCGGTCCGCTCATGTACACCAAGATCTATCTGCGGCTTGAGCCGCTCGGTCTGGAGTTGGTCGCGCAGGCCGCCAGACAGGCCGGTTACGACGTCCGGCTGCTGGATCTGCAGGTGGAGACGCACCGCGACTACGTGAGGCTGCTCGACGAGTGGAGCCCCGACGTCGTCGCTTTTTCCTGCAATTATCTGGCGAACGTGCCGGAAATCGTCGACCTGGCCAAATTGACCAAACAGAAACTGCCCGACTGCTTTTTCTTCGTCGGAGGTCACAGCGCGTCCTTTATCGCGCAAGAATTTCTGGAGCACGGAGCGGGGGCCATCGACTGTGTGCTGAAAGGGGAGGGTGAGGCCGCCGTCACCAAGCTCCTGCTGGCCGTCGAACACGATCGTCGCGCCGTCGCCAAGGTGCCCGGCATCGTCGCCCAGTCCGGTGAAGGGTTGCCGCCGCAGTTTGTCGAGAGCCTCGATCACCTGCGCCCCGCCCGAGATCTACTGCGCCATCGCCGCAAGTACTTCATCGGCGTACTCGACCCCTGCGCCTCCATCGAATTCGCGCGCGGTTGTCCCTGGGACTGTTCCTTCTGCAGCGCCTGGACCTTTTACGGACGGAGTTATCGCGTCGTCAGCCCGGAACGGGCCGTCGAGGATCTTAAACGGATCGAGGAGCCGGGCATTTTCATCGTCGACGATGTGGCGTTCATCCAGGCGAAACATGGATTCGAGATCGGGGAGGCAATCGCCCGACAGGGCATCAAGAAGCAGTACTATTTGGAAACGCGCGGCGACGTGCTGCTACGGAACAAGGAGGTGTTCCAGTTCTGGAAGAGGCTGGGGCTGCAATACATGTTTCTGGGCATCGAGGCGATCGACGAAGAAGGCCTCAAAATGCACCGCAAGCGCATCTCGCTCGGCAAGAACTTCGAGGCGCTGGAGTTCGCCCGGTCGCTGGGCATCACGGTCGCCATCAACCTGATCGCGGATCCCGGCTGGGATCGGAAACGGTTCGAGGTCATCCGGGAATGGTGTCTGGAAATTCCGGAAATCGTGAACATCAGTGTCAACACCCCCTATCCGGGAACGGAGAGCTGGCGCACCGAAACGCGGAAGTTCCAGACGCGGGACTATCGGCTCTTCGACATCCAGCATGCGGTGTTGCCGACGCGGCTGCCGCTCCCCGAGTTTTACGAGGAGCTGGTCAAGACTCAACAGGTGCTGAACAAGAAGCACCTGGGCTGGACCGCCCTCAAGTCCACCGCCAAGATCGCGGCCGGCCATTTGCTGCGCGGCCAGACGAATTTCGTGAAGATGCTGTGGAAGTTCAACAGCGTGTACAACCCCAAGCTGCAGCTCGCCGACCACCAGCGCCCCGTCGCGTACGAGATGAAGCTGCCCGAGGCGATTCATGGAAAGGTCGATTCCAAACTCCTGTATATTCTGCCGCCCCCCGGCCGCCACGGTCGGGCCATCGACGACTCGACCGAGCAGTTTGTCGACGCCACCCGGATGGGAACGGGCGTCTAG
- a CDS encoding TldD/PmbA family protein — MKALNWDELAELALSRVRAAGAEYGDIRILDSAMQTVHGEDRRIAKIRDGRDSGFGVRVLYRGAWGFAASSILSLEEVPRVAKLAIEIAKGSADLLSEPVRLADEPVHRDRVITPRQIDPFSVPLEDKTTLLLDVMEYVHRQPGVVRSRANLWARRDLKLFVSSEGSRLEFDLLAVQGDFEATAVHDGRFASRSFSTPHLRTGYELIADANFLAEAPRIAAQAVEKVKAPPVDPGRYDLVLDPEHLSLTIHESCGHPSELDRALGYEANYAGTSFLTPDKRGAFRYGSPHVNLVADNTEPETLAATGYDDDGVACQQWDIVREGIFVGYCTNRETAPKIGEPRSRGSNRADGWGSVPIVRIANIGLEPGVASLNDLIADVKRGIYIEGHGSYSIDQRRYNFQFGGDAFWLIEHGRRAHMLRDVIYYGITPEFWSRCDGVADRSHRRRYGFITCGKGQPGQSGWMTHAAAHARFRNVNVIRGQAAP; from the coding sequence ATGAAGGCATTGAACTGGGATGAACTGGCTGAATTGGCCTTGTCACGCGTCCGGGCGGCCGGGGCGGAGTACGGCGACATCCGCATCCTCGACAGCGCGATGCAGACCGTCCACGGCGAGGATCGGCGGATCGCGAAGATTCGGGACGGCCGCGACAGCGGCTTCGGCGTGCGCGTGCTCTACCGCGGGGCCTGGGGGTTTGCGGCCAGCTCGATTTTGTCGCTGGAGGAGGTGCCGCGGGTTGCAAAGCTGGCGATCGAAATCGCAAAGGGATCGGCCGATCTGCTCAGCGAGCCGGTGCGCCTGGCCGACGAGCCGGTCCATCGAGACAGGGTGATCACGCCTCGGCAGATCGATCCGTTCTCCGTGCCGCTGGAAGACAAGACGACGCTGCTGCTCGATGTGATGGAGTACGTCCACCGGCAGCCCGGCGTCGTCCGCAGCCGCGCGAACCTCTGGGCCCGTCGCGATCTCAAGTTGTTTGTTTCCAGCGAGGGCTCGCGGTTGGAGTTCGATCTGTTGGCGGTGCAGGGCGACTTCGAGGCGACCGCGGTGCACGACGGGCGCTTCGCCTCGCGCAGTTTCAGCACGCCGCACCTCCGCACCGGCTATGAGTTGATCGCCGACGCCAATTTCTTGGCCGAAGCGCCGCGCATCGCCGCGCAGGCGGTGGAGAAAGTCAAGGCTCCGCCGGTGGATCCGGGGCGCTACGATCTCGTGCTCGATCCGGAGCACCTGTCGCTCACCATCCACGAATCCTGCGGCCATCCCAGCGAGCTGGATCGCGCGTTGGGCTACGAGGCGAACTACGCGGGGACGAGTTTTCTCACGCCCGACAAGCGCGGCGCCTTCCGCTACGGGTCGCCCCACGTGAATCTCGTGGCCGACAATACCGAACCGGAGACGCTCGCCGCCACGGGATACGACGACGACGGGGTGGCCTGCCAGCAGTGGGACATCGTGCGCGAAGGGATCTTCGTCGGCTACTGCACGAACCGCGAGACGGCGCCCAAGATCGGCGAGCCGCGTTCGCGCGGGTCGAACCGGGCGGACGGGTGGGGCAGCGTGCCGATCGTGCGGATCGCCAACATCGGGCTCGAGCCGGGCGTGGCCTCGTTGAACGATCTGATCGCCGATGTGAAACGCGGCATCTACATCGAAGGGCATGGTTCCTACAGCATCGACCAGCGGCGGTATAACTTCCAGTTCGGCGGCGACGCCTTCTGGCTCATCGAGCACGGCCGGCGCGCCCACATGCTCCGGGACGTGATCTATTACGGCATCACGCCGGAGTTCTGGAGCAGGTGCGACGGCGTGGCGGATCGCTCGCACCGCCGCCGGTACGGTTTCATCACCTGCGGGAAAGGTCAGCCCGGCCAGTCCGGCTGGATGACCCACGCCGCCGCGCATGCGCGCTTTCGGAACGTGAACGTGATTCGGGGACAGGCCGCACCATGA
- a CDS encoding TldD/PmbA family protein has product MTEGSAAAPKLTDRDEFRFLADLVFKRSSGDQTFVALQDQHGGTVRFANNQVIQNVDTRRISFSVTVAFGRRHGTAGTTDLTAGSVQEALTRAERLARVAPEDPEYLPPVEPQSYPTVPTARPETAAAGPSGRLAHARQAIELCRAERLTAAGIVSSCAAAVGVAASNGLFAHEERTEARFSLTAQEGEATGWASAAHRSIDRLAVRERTRFAIDKAKQSVEAKEMPAGRYTVILEAPAVAGLLTWFIWMLDAKAFYKGTSPFSGKLGQRIVDPRLSLKNRPDHPDLLGYGFTSEGLPVNNSTWIDGGVLRQLSYDRFTAKEHGVDRIATLESPLLSGDEWAKAGVGDLIRSTARGVLVTTFWYIRTVNPTDLTLTGMTRDGTFLVEDGRITTAVRNFRFHDSPLRAFNEIEAFTVPEEAVTTETGKLLVPAMKIRDFNFSSVTRF; this is encoded by the coding sequence ATGACCGAGGGCTCGGCCGCTGCGCCGAAACTGACCGACCGGGATGAATTCCGTTTTCTCGCCGACCTGGTATTCAAGCGTTCGAGCGGCGATCAGACCTTCGTCGCGCTCCAAGACCAGCACGGCGGCACCGTCCGTTTCGCCAACAATCAGGTCATCCAGAACGTCGACACCCGGCGCATCTCCTTCAGCGTCACGGTCGCGTTCGGCCGACGGCACGGAACCGCCGGCACGACGGACCTGACCGCTGGTTCGGTCCAAGAGGCGCTTACACGAGCCGAACGGCTCGCGCGGGTCGCTCCCGAAGACCCCGAATACCTGCCGCCGGTCGAACCGCAATCCTACCCGACGGTGCCGACAGCTCGGCCGGAAACGGCGGCCGCCGGCCCGTCCGGCCGCTTGGCCCACGCGAGACAAGCCATCGAGTTGTGCCGAGCCGAGCGGCTCACAGCAGCCGGCATCGTCTCGTCCTGCGCCGCGGCCGTCGGCGTGGCCGCGAGCAACGGCCTGTTCGCCCACGAGGAACGGACCGAGGCCCGATTCAGCCTGACGGCGCAGGAGGGTGAGGCGACCGGCTGGGCATCGGCGGCGCACCGGTCGATCGATCGGCTTGCCGTGCGCGAACGGACACGGTTCGCCATCGACAAGGCGAAACAGTCCGTCGAGGCGAAAGAGATGCCGGCCGGCCGCTACACGGTCATTCTCGAAGCGCCGGCGGTGGCCGGCCTTCTGACCTGGTTCATCTGGATGCTGGACGCCAAGGCGTTCTATAAAGGAACCAGCCCGTTCAGCGGCAAGCTGGGCCAACGGATCGTCGATCCGCGGCTGTCGCTGAAGAACCGACCCGACCATCCGGATTTGCTCGGCTACGGATTCACAAGCGAAGGCCTACCGGTGAACAACTCGACGTGGATCGATGGGGGCGTGCTCCGGCAACTGTCGTACGATCGGTTCACCGCCAAGGAGCATGGCGTCGACCGCATCGCGACGCTGGAATCGCCGCTGCTCTCCGGCGACGAATGGGCGAAGGCCGGCGTCGGAGACCTCATCCGCAGCACGGCGCGCGGCGTGCTGGTCACCACCTTCTGGTATATCCGCACCGTCAATCCCACCGACCTGACCCTGACCGGCATGACCAGGGACGGCACGTTTCTGGTCGAGGACGGCCGGATCACGACGGCGGTGCGCAACTTCCGGTTCCATGACAGTCCGCTGCGGGCCTTCAATGAGATCGAGGCGTTCACCGTGCCTGAGGAGGCGGTTACCACCGAGACCGGCAAGCTGCTCGTGCCCGCCATGAAAATTCGCGACTTCAATTTCTCCAGCGTGACCCGGTTCTGA